From the genome of Thermus albus:
GAACCAGTTCGTGGCGGGGCTGGCCCTGGCGGCCTTGGGGCTTGGGGCCTCGGGCCTTTTGGGGAAGCGGTACGAGGGTGTGCCCCTCCCCAACCCCTTGCCGGAAGGGATTTTAGCGGCCCTGGCCCTGGCCTTGGCCTTCGGCCTTCACCTCCTTTTCTCCCGCAGCCGGTTTGGCCTTTACCTGAGGAGTGTGGGGGAGAACCCTAAGGCGGCGGATCTCTTTGGGGTTAGCGTGGACGGGGTGCGGTACCTGGCCCTGGCCCTAGGGGGCGGGATGATCGGCCTGGCGGGGGCCTACCTTTCCCTGGCCTACCGGCCCTCCTGGACGGATGGCATGACGGCGGGGCTGGGGTGGGTGGCCATCGCCCTGGTGATCCTGGCGGCCTGGCAGCCTTTGCGGGCCATCTTTGGGGCCTACCTTTTCGGCCTCCTATTCTTTCTCCAGTTCCGCTTGCAGGGCAGTGTACCTATACCGTCGGAGGCCTTTGCCGCCATGCCCTACCTTTTGGTTATCCTGGTCCTGGCCCTTTCGGGCCGCGCCCGGGCCCCCAAGGCCCTGGGCCAGCCCTTTGACCGGGGGAGGTAAAGGATGCGGAGGATTTTAGGTTTTCTGTTGTTGGCGTTGGGGTTGGCATGGGCCCAAGGGGATAAGTTGAAGGCTTGCTTCATCTACGTGGGGCCCATCGGGGATGCGGGGTGGACCTATGCCCACGATGTGGGGCGCAAAAAGGCGGAGGCAGCCCTTCCCTGGCTGGAGACCCGCTATGTGGAAAGCGTGCCCGAGGCCCAGGCCCTTCCGGTCATCGACCGGTTCGTGCGGGAAGGGTGCCAGGTGATCTTTGCCACCAGCTTCGGCTACATGGAAGCGGTCCTCGAGGGGGCGAAGAAATACCCGAACGTCATCTTCGCCCACGCCACCGGGATCAAGCGGGCCCCCAACGTGGCCACCTACATGGCGGATTTCTACCAGGTCTACTACCTGAACGGCTTGGCGGCGGGAGCCCTGTCCAAAACGGGCAAGGTGGGGTATGTGGCCGCCTTTCCCATCCCTGAGGTGAAGCGGCACATCAACGCCTTCACCCTGGGGGTTCGGGCGGTGAACCCCAAGGCCCAGGTC
Proteins encoded in this window:
- a CDS encoding ABC transporter permease; the encoded protein is MEEALLRAVLFGTPLLLAGLGALLSERGGVVNLGVEGMMALSALVAFAVGLKVHPALGVLAGMGVGALLGLFLGVFAVSLRANQFVAGLALAALGLGASGLLGKRYEGVPLPNPLPEGILAALALALAFGLHLLFSRSRFGLYLRSVGENPKAADLFGVSVDGVRYLALALGGGMIGLAGAYLSLAYRPSWTDGMTAGLGWVAIALVILAAWQPLRAIFGAYLFGLLFFLQFRLQGSVPIPSEAFAAMPYLLVILVLALSGRARAPKALGQPFDRGR